One Amorphoplanes digitatis genomic window carries:
- a CDS encoding FAD-dependent monooxygenase, with protein MTSVLISGASVAGPALAYWLHQYGFEVTVVEKSGSIRGGGYPIDIRGTAVDVVERMGVLPQVRAAHIATRRISVTDGAGRTIAAFSPDDITGGRPGADLELPRGDLTSILYAQTRDKVDYVFGDSIAALGPHDGGVDVTFEHGRPRTFDYVAGADGLHSNTRRLAFGPESDYHHYLGSCFAGFTAPNTGAWSHEAILQNTPGTMAAVYAVGEHPWVHALLAFATPKPPADTTDRVALVTKAFAGQTGEVPALLDTLAGANDLYFDTVSQIRMPGWVAGRVALVGDAAYAPSFLSGQGTSLALTGAYVLACELRNGTPATYAATMRAYVTRNQALATGGIGILPRTRRQLWMRNQAFRLLPLLARTDLLGRGQRRAAKSLTLPPR; from the coding sequence ATGACCAGCGTCCTGATTTCCGGCGCGAGCGTCGCCGGCCCCGCACTCGCGTACTGGCTGCACCAATACGGCTTCGAGGTCACCGTCGTGGAGAAGTCCGGCTCGATCCGCGGCGGCGGCTATCCCATCGACATCCGCGGCACGGCCGTCGACGTGGTCGAGCGCATGGGCGTGCTCCCGCAGGTGCGCGCCGCGCACATCGCCACCCGGCGGATCAGCGTGACCGACGGCGCCGGGCGCACCATCGCCGCCTTCAGCCCCGACGACATCACCGGCGGCCGGCCCGGCGCCGACCTCGAGCTACCCCGCGGCGACCTGACCTCCATCCTGTACGCACAGACCCGCGACAAGGTCGACTACGTCTTCGGCGACTCGATCGCCGCCCTCGGCCCACACGACGGCGGCGTCGACGTCACGTTCGAGCACGGCCGCCCGCGCACCTTCGACTACGTCGCCGGCGCCGACGGCCTGCACTCGAACACCCGCCGCCTGGCCTTCGGACCGGAGTCCGACTACCACCACTACCTGGGCTCCTGCTTCGCCGGCTTCACCGCGCCCAACACCGGCGCCTGGTCGCACGAGGCGATCCTCCAGAACACGCCAGGCACGATGGCCGCGGTCTACGCCGTAGGCGAGCACCCCTGGGTACACGCGCTGCTGGCGTTCGCCACACCGAAGCCCCCCGCCGACACCACGGACCGCGTCGCGCTCGTCACCAAGGCCTTCGCCGGCCAGACCGGCGAGGTCCCCGCCCTACTCGACACACTGGCCGGCGCGAACGACCTCTACTTCGACACAGTCAGCCAAATCCGAATGCCCGGCTGGGTCGCCGGCCGCGTCGCCCTGGTCGGCGACGCCGCATACGCGCCCTCATTCCTCAGCGGCCAGGGCACCAGCCTCGCCCTAACCGGCGCCTACGTCCTAGCGTGCGAACTACGCAACGGCACACCAGCGACCTACGCCGCGACAATGCGCGCCTACGTCACCCGCAACCAGGCGCTAGCCACCGGCGGCATCGGCATCCTGCCCCGCACCCGCAGACAACTATGGATGCGCAACCAGGCCTTCCGCCTACTACCCCTGCTAGCCCGCACCGACCTCCTAGGACGAGGCCAGCGCCGCGCAGCAAAATCACTGACCCTGCCGCCCCGCTGA
- a CDS encoding class I SAM-dependent methyltransferase, translating to MRSTHLRGEFAHPGGYDRNTHRLLTRMRARIIDDIAAAGLEPGSRILDVGTGPGRLPLAIAAAFPSLRVDAVDLSAEMIEYARGVAGDAPVTFAVGDVARLPFPDHTFDLVVSSLSQHHWADVEGGIRDLRRVLRPGGRMWIYDARFALRRATAAARASFAPASVTRVPIRVTRVPVKLVSRLGARA from the coding sequence ATGAGAAGCACCCACCTGCGCGGCGAGTTCGCCCACCCCGGCGGCTACGACCGGAACACCCACCGCCTGCTGACCCGGATGCGGGCCCGGATCATCGACGACATCGCGGCGGCGGGCCTCGAACCCGGCAGCCGGATTCTCGACGTCGGCACCGGCCCCGGCCGGTTACCCCTGGCCATCGCGGCCGCGTTTCCCTCCCTGCGTGTCGACGCGGTGGACCTGTCGGCCGAGATGATCGAGTACGCCCGCGGCGTCGCCGGCGACGCGCCGGTCACCTTCGCCGTCGGGGACGTGGCGCGGCTGCCGTTCCCCGACCACACGTTCGACCTGGTGGTCTCGTCGCTGAGCCAGCACCACTGGGCCGATGTGGAGGGCGGGATCCGCGACCTGCGCCGGGTGCTGCGCCCGGGCGGCCGGATGTGGATCTACGACGCGCGGTTCGCGCTGCGCCGGGCGACCGCGGCGGCCCGGGCCTCGTTCGCGCCCGCCTCGGTGACCCGGGTGCCGATCCGGGTCACCCGCGTTCCGGTGAAGCTGGTCAGCCGGCTGGGTGCCCGGGCCTGA
- a CDS encoding DUF6174 domain-containing protein: MRFAPLLCGIALVAAVAACTDEPPAASAPSPTAPASTPVWHEPMNYAYVVDRRCETGPSDGIYRVTVRGREVAAIERTDGKIASGEEEIDLPTLGGLLELAQTAADDGGEMTTSADPADGHPVAVSFDVSEGAGERTCFVITEYAVQG, translated from the coding sequence GTGCGGTTCGCCCCGCTGTTGTGCGGCATCGCCCTTGTCGCGGCTGTCGCCGCCTGCACCGACGAGCCGCCGGCCGCGTCCGCGCCGAGCCCCACCGCCCCGGCGTCGACGCCGGTGTGGCACGAGCCGATGAACTACGCGTACGTCGTCGACCGCCGCTGTGAGACCGGGCCGTCGGACGGCATCTACCGGGTGACGGTGCGCGGCCGCGAGGTGGCGGCCATCGAGCGTACCGATGGAAAGATCGCCTCCGGTGAGGAGGAGATCGACCTGCCGACCCTCGGCGGCCTGCTCGAGCTGGCACAGACCGCGGCGGACGACGGCGGCGAGATGACCACCAGCGCCGACCCGGCCGACGGTCACCCGGTGGCGGTCTCCTTCGACGTCTCGGAGGGCGCCGGCGAGCGCACCTGCTTCGTCATCACGGAATATGCGGTGCAGGGCTGA
- a CDS encoding PH domain-containing protein, with translation MTADARPQPDPHRDLTTPPEPDPAAPEAGEPRRRLHPLSPLLNGAKSIAVIVAALSWQTLSEVGVGRFAVVVTVIAIGVVIFSVVGWLNTGYHIVGRELRISEGLIWRRNRAIPLDRLQAVELRRPLLAQLTGLAELRLEVVGGGKTEAPLAYLTVREAAALRERLLALAGRTPGATGRDAPEPAAGPPALERPLLRVDNRALLVSQLLTPQALLLPLGVAFVVTQFVLEHSWTFIGIASTVTAMAGVLLQPVRRVLQDWDFRLARDPDGRLAVRHGLLETRSQIVPLNRVQSIGVTWPLLWRAKGWLHMRLDIAGYAGPQSGNDKHSDRLLPVGVFATARELAWEVLPRVDLAALVTTPPPARARWLNPIALRSMGAGLTDEVFVSRSGLLTRELTIVPYARLQSVRVIQGPLQRRLGLATVYGDTAGGRSGVARDRDVAEAWWLAEQLSVRARHARGPAPRPAAPVAAPDPAPAPEDDSYWRGPAQP, from the coding sequence GTGACCGCCGACGCCCGTCCCCAGCCGGACCCACACCGTGACCTGACCACGCCGCCGGAACCCGACCCGGCAGCGCCGGAGGCCGGCGAGCCACGGCGGCGGCTGCATCCGCTGAGCCCGCTGCTCAACGGTGCCAAGTCCATCGCCGTCATCGTCGCCGCGCTGAGCTGGCAGACGCTGTCGGAGGTCGGTGTCGGGCGGTTCGCCGTGGTGGTCACGGTGATCGCCATCGGCGTGGTGATCTTCTCGGTGGTCGGCTGGCTCAACACCGGCTATCACATCGTCGGCCGGGAGCTGCGGATCTCCGAGGGGCTGATCTGGCGGCGCAACCGGGCCATCCCGCTCGACCGGCTACAGGCCGTCGAGCTGCGCCGGCCGCTGCTCGCCCAGCTCACCGGCCTCGCCGAGCTCCGGCTCGAGGTGGTCGGCGGCGGCAAGACCGAGGCGCCGCTCGCCTACCTGACCGTCCGGGAGGCGGCGGCGCTGCGCGAGCGGCTGCTCGCGCTCGCCGGGCGTACCCCCGGCGCGACCGGCCGGGACGCCCCGGAGCCGGCGGCCGGGCCACCCGCGCTCGAGCGTCCGCTGCTGCGGGTCGACAACCGGGCCCTGCTGGTCAGCCAGCTGCTCACCCCGCAGGCCCTGCTGCTCCCGCTCGGCGTGGCCTTCGTGGTGACCCAGTTCGTGCTGGAGCACTCGTGGACCTTCATCGGGATCGCCAGCACGGTCACCGCGATGGCGGGCGTGCTGCTCCAGCCGGTACGCCGGGTGTTGCAGGACTGGGACTTCCGGCTCGCGCGCGACCCGGACGGCCGGCTCGCGGTCCGCCACGGGCTGCTGGAGACCCGCAGCCAGATCGTCCCGCTGAACAGGGTGCAGTCCATCGGCGTCACCTGGCCGCTGCTCTGGCGCGCGAAGGGCTGGCTGCACATGCGGCTGGACATCGCCGGCTACGCGGGACCGCAGTCGGGCAACGACAAGCACTCCGACCGGCTGCTGCCCGTCGGCGTCTTCGCGACCGCCCGCGAGCTGGCCTGGGAGGTGCTGCCCCGGGTCGACCTGGCCGCCCTCGTCACCACCCCGCCGCCGGCCCGCGCGCGCTGGCTGAACCCGATCGCGCTCAGATCGATGGGCGCCGGGCTGACCGACGAGGTCTTCGTGTCCCGCTCCGGCCTGCTGACCCGCGAGCTGACCATCGTCCCGTACGCGCGGCTGCAGAGCGTGCGGGTGATACAGGGGCCGCTCCAGCGGCGCCTCGGGCTTGCCACGGTCTACGGCGACACCGCCGGCGGGCGTTCCGGGGTGGCCCGGGACCGCGACGTCGCCGAGGCGTGGTGGCTCGCCGAGCAGCTGTCGGTCCGGGCCCGCCACGCTCGCGGCCCGGCGCCACGGCCGGCGGCACCCGTCGCGGCGCCGGACCCCGCGCCGGCGCCGGAGGATGACTCTTACTGGCGTGGCCCCGCACAGCCTTAA
- a CDS encoding aminopeptidase P family protein translates to MAEQNEGNTTPKTESHDPDFPEALLQFMRTGWRDDTLNVTPRPETPNYAKRRAALSDAFPGETLVIPSGVEKVRANDTDYHFRPGSDFVYLTGDSDPDSVLVMRPSGSGHDAVVYSRQRSSKETDEFFRSRDGELWVGRRHTLREKSTELGVDTAPYAELGQALAGCAPARTRVLRGLAPVVDRTVLAYEPDPQVRRDRALASVISELKLVKDEWEIAQLQDAIDATVRGFEDVARILPADRGVPERLLEGVFGLRARVDGNDVGYSSIVGAGAHATILHWVRNTGVTAPGELLLMDMGVENRNFYTADVTRTVPVSGTFTPLQRQVYDIVHASQQAGMDAIKPGVKFHDVHLTCMRALAEGLHDLGLLPVSVDEAMSDKSTVYRRWTLHGFGHMLGVDVHDCSAARKETYRDGALGEGYVLTVEPGLYFQPEDELVPEELRGVGVRIEDDVLVTADGCRNLSAGLPRSSAEVEAWLSSQREAGPRLP, encoded by the coding sequence ATGGCCGAGCAGAACGAGGGCAACACCACGCCGAAGACCGAGTCACACGACCCGGACTTCCCCGAGGCGCTGCTGCAGTTCATGCGCACCGGCTGGCGCGACGACACCCTGAACGTGACGCCCCGACCGGAGACGCCGAACTACGCCAAGCGCCGCGCCGCCCTGTCCGACGCGTTCCCGGGCGAGACGCTCGTCATCCCGAGCGGGGTCGAGAAGGTGCGCGCCAACGACACCGACTACCACTTCCGGCCCGGCAGCGACTTCGTCTACCTCACCGGCGACAGCGACCCGGACAGCGTGCTGGTCATGCGGCCCAGCGGCTCCGGCCACGACGCGGTCGTCTACAGCCGGCAGCGGTCGTCCAAGGAGACCGACGAGTTCTTCCGCAGCCGCGACGGCGAGCTGTGGGTCGGCCGCCGGCACACCCTGCGCGAGAAGTCCACCGAGCTGGGCGTCGACACCGCGCCCTACGCCGAGCTGGGCCAGGCGCTCGCCGGGTGCGCGCCGGCCCGGACCCGGGTGCTGCGCGGCCTGGCCCCGGTCGTCGACCGGACGGTCCTGGCCTATGAGCCGGACCCGCAGGTCCGCCGGGACCGCGCCCTGGCTTCGGTAATCTCCGAGCTGAAGCTGGTCAAGGACGAGTGGGAGATCGCGCAGCTGCAGGACGCGATCGACGCGACCGTGCGCGGCTTCGAGGACGTGGCCCGGATCCTGCCCGCCGACCGCGGCGTGCCGGAGCGCCTGCTCGAGGGCGTCTTCGGGCTGCGCGCCCGGGTCGACGGCAACGACGTCGGCTACAGCAGCATCGTCGGCGCCGGCGCGCACGCGACGATCCTGCACTGGGTCCGCAACACCGGCGTCACCGCGCCCGGCGAACTGCTACTCATGGACATGGGCGTCGAGAACCGCAACTTCTACACCGCCGACGTGACGCGAACCGTCCCGGTCTCGGGCACCTTCACGCCGTTGCAGCGCCAGGTTTACGACATCGTGCACGCCTCGCAGCAGGCCGGCATGGACGCCATCAAGCCCGGCGTCAAGTTCCACGACGTGCACCTGACCTGCATGCGGGCGCTGGCCGAGGGCCTGCACGACCTGGGTCTGCTGCCGGTCAGCGTGGACGAGGCGATGAGCGACAAGTCCACGGTGTACCGCCGGTGGACGCTGCACGGCTTCGGCCACATGCTCGGCGTGGACGTGCACGACTGCTCGGCTGCCCGTAAGGAGACCTACCGCGACGGTGCGCTCGGCGAGGGCTATGTGTTGACGGTCGAGCCTGGTCTGTACTTCCAGCCTGAGGACGAGCTGGTCCCGGAGGAGCTGCGCGGCGTCGGGGTGCGGATCGAGGACGACGTGCTGGTTACGGCCGACGGGTGCCGCAATCTGTCGGCGGGGCTGCCGCGGTCGTCCGCGGAGGTCGAGGCCTGGCTGTCCTCGCAGCGTGAGGCTGGGCCGCGGCTGCCTTGA
- a CDS encoding carbohydrate kinase family protein, whose protein sequence is MGYAVVLGEALVDLLETGHDGELIYRQAIGGAPLNVAVGVTRLGGDVRYLGSLGNDTLGDRIAAFLRQTGIGTETLTRVGVPTTLAVTTFDGAEPTFQFYGEPPSYALLRPEDVDDAVIAGAGVVYTGSICLMREPFRAAARKAWAVPGPVRVFDPNVRPKLLPDAAAVTALRELVEEFFATADLVKLSSADAEVLWDGATPASAAEHILKVGARTVVVTCGSKGAYVATPEGSSMLPAPSVAAVDATGAGDSVMAALVRRLLADGVPADLEGWRRNVRFALAVAGLVCERPGGAVAMPTTDELVTRWGALV, encoded by the coding sequence ATGGGCTACGCGGTAGTGCTCGGGGAGGCGCTCGTCGATCTCCTGGAGACCGGGCACGACGGCGAGCTGATCTACCGCCAGGCGATCGGCGGCGCGCCGCTGAACGTCGCGGTCGGCGTCACCCGGCTCGGCGGCGACGTGCGGTACCTCGGCTCGCTCGGCAACGACACCCTCGGCGACCGGATCGCCGCGTTCCTGCGCCAGACCGGGATCGGCACCGAAACCTTGACCCGGGTCGGCGTGCCGACCACGCTCGCGGTCACCACGTTCGACGGCGCCGAGCCGACCTTCCAGTTCTATGGTGAGCCGCCGTCCTACGCGCTGCTGCGCCCCGAGGACGTCGACGACGCGGTGATCGCGGGCGCCGGCGTCGTCTACACCGGGTCGATCTGCCTGATGCGCGAGCCGTTCCGGGCCGCGGCCCGCAAGGCCTGGGCCGTGCCGGGGCCGGTGCGGGTCTTCGACCCGAACGTGCGCCCGAAGCTGCTGCCCGACGCCGCCGCGGTGACCGCCCTGCGCGAGCTGGTCGAGGAGTTCTTCGCGACGGCGGACCTGGTCAAGCTCAGCTCGGCCGACGCAGAGGTGCTGTGGGACGGCGCGACCCCGGCGAGCGCGGCGGAACACATCCTCAAGGTCGGCGCGCGGACGGTCGTGGTGACCTGCGGCTCGAAGGGCGCCTACGTGGCGACGCCGGAGGGCTCGTCGATGCTGCCCGCGCCGTCGGTGGCCGCCGTCGACGCGACCGGCGCCGGCGACTCCGTGATGGCCGCCCTGGTCCGGCGCCTGCTGGCCGACGGCGTGCCGGCGGACCTGGAGGGCTGGCGGCGAAACGTGCGCTTCGCGCTGGCCGTGGCCGGCCTGGTCTGCGAGCGCCCCGGCGGCGCGGTGGCGATGCCGACCACCGACGAACTCGTCACCCGCTGGGGCGCGCTGGTCTAG
- a CDS encoding TetR/AcrR family transcriptional regulator, protein MDRRVRRTRRMLQEALVALIEERGYERLTVQDVLDRADIGRSTFYTHFRDKDALFMTWFDGLREDLRSEFDAMTDSRQPTAASRPLGVIFDHAYRNQRVYRAVCGRQGGNAFTHLMQRLLFELLREHLCMAGTRLPVEIAAEYYSGALLSTLLWWVRQDFPYQPEELAAMCQLLTAPGVMASLSPAPHIP, encoded by the coding sequence ATGGATCGACGGGTTCGGCGCACTCGGCGGATGTTGCAGGAGGCGCTCGTCGCGCTGATCGAGGAGCGCGGCTACGAGCGGCTCACGGTGCAGGACGTGCTCGACCGCGCCGACATCGGACGGTCCACCTTCTACACGCATTTCCGCGACAAGGACGCCCTGTTCATGACGTGGTTCGACGGCCTGCGCGAGGACCTGCGCAGCGAATTCGACGCCATGACCGACAGCCGGCAGCCGACAGCCGCCAGCCGGCCGCTCGGGGTGATCTTCGACCATGCGTACCGGAATCAGCGGGTCTACCGCGCCGTCTGCGGCCGCCAGGGCGGCAACGCCTTCACCCACCTGATGCAGCGGCTGCTCTTCGAGCTGCTGCGCGAGCACCTGTGCATGGCCGGCACCCGGCTGCCGGTCGAGATCGCGGCCGAGTACTACTCGGGCGCGCTGCTCAGCACGCTGCTGTGGTGGGTGCGGCAGGACTTCCCGTACCAGCCCGAGGAGCTGGCCGCGATGTGCCAGCTGCTGACCGCGCCCGGCGTGATGGCGAGCCTCAGCCCTGCACCGCATATTCCGTGA
- a CDS encoding superoxide dismutase family protein encodes MRLRRFALPVLLTAALAGCTDATPTGERTFSPPPGATPWFAGGPSGSARPSPASPQGSQGAPMAQGMVTGTFLPFPQSTLAITYDPKVVPPGSTAQVVIVRTADGTRVRLAVTGMVPRRAYGAHLHRQPCTSVPEDAGPHYQHVPDPKAAASPPSVDPSYANPHNEVWLDFTADARGAALVSAGEDWHFDRIEPPRSLIIHAKPTSTAAGRAGTAGPRVACLTLTTK; translated from the coding sequence ATGCGTCTCCGCCGGTTCGCCCTACCCGTTCTGCTCACCGCCGCCCTCGCGGGCTGCACCGACGCCACGCCGACCGGCGAACGGACCTTCTCCCCGCCGCCGGGCGCGACCCCGTGGTTCGCCGGCGGCCCGTCGGGCTCGGCCCGCCCGTCGCCCGCGTCGCCGCAGGGCAGCCAGGGCGCCCCGATGGCGCAGGGCATGGTCACCGGCACCTTCCTGCCCTTCCCGCAGAGCACGCTGGCGATCACCTACGACCCCAAGGTGGTTCCGCCGGGCTCGACGGCCCAGGTCGTCATCGTCCGGACCGCGGACGGCACCCGGGTACGGCTGGCGGTCACCGGCATGGTGCCGCGCCGGGCGTACGGCGCACACCTGCACCGGCAACCCTGCACCTCGGTCCCGGAGGACGCCGGGCCGCACTACCAGCACGTGCCCGACCCCAAGGCCGCCGCGTCACCGCCCTCGGTCGACCCGTCGTACGCGAACCCGCACAACGAGGTCTGGCTCGACTTCACGGCCGACGCCCGCGGCGCCGCGCTCGTCAGCGCGGGCGAGGACTGGCATTTCGACCGGATCGAACCGCCCCGCTCGCTGATCATCCACGCCAAGCCCACGAGTACGGCCGCGGGCCGGGCCGGCACCGCCGGGCCCCGGGTGGCGTGCCTCACCCTGACGACCAAGTGA
- a CDS encoding TetR/AcrR family transcriptional regulator produces the protein MPRLNTDTREEVKTVALRLFSTRGFEQTSLREIAEELGITKAALYYHFTSKRDLLSALTAPLVEDLQGFLADVEVKARTDQRAVLEAYFDMCVRHRQLFAGLLRDVQVLSELDLVNTMIQWRTRLDVMLVGEDPADRVRAVVALGGLQDCVILFPGDEVIGAIREQAVDAALRALTAPGRPATGVRPGHPAG, from the coding sequence ATGCCGCGCCTGAACACCGACACCCGCGAGGAGGTCAAGACGGTCGCCTTGCGACTGTTCTCGACCCGCGGCTTCGAGCAGACCAGCCTGCGCGAGATCGCCGAGGAGCTCGGCATCACCAAGGCGGCGCTCTACTACCACTTCACCTCGAAGCGCGACCTGCTCAGTGCGCTGACCGCGCCGCTCGTGGAGGACCTGCAGGGCTTTCTCGCCGATGTGGAGGTCAAGGCCCGGACCGACCAGCGCGCGGTGCTGGAGGCGTACTTCGACATGTGCGTGCGGCATCGCCAGCTCTTCGCGGGGCTGCTGCGCGACGTGCAGGTGCTCAGCGAGCTCGACCTGGTCAACACGATGATCCAATGGCGGACCCGGCTCGACGTCATGCTTGTCGGCGAGGACCCGGCGGATCGGGTACGCGCGGTCGTCGCCCTCGGCGGCCTACAGGACTGCGTGATCCTCTTCCCCGGCGACGAGGTCATCGGCGCGATCCGCGAGCAGGCGGTCGACGCGGCCCTGCGCGCGCTCACCGCGCCGGGCCGCCCCGCCACCGGGGTCAGGCCCGGGCACCCAGCCGGCTGA
- a CDS encoding thioesterase family protein has protein sequence MELPEFSPGLSARVELTVTDADTAQALGSGDVPVLGTPRVLALAEAATVAATARKLPGGVTTVGTRAEVEHRAPTPVGHRVTALATLTKVDGRKLLFEVAIRDGEELVAEVRVERVLLDRQRFIAKALGD, from the coding sequence ATGGAGCTTCCGGAGTTCTCGCCCGGTCTCAGTGCCCGGGTCGAGTTGACCGTCACCGATGCCGACACCGCGCAGGCGCTCGGATCGGGTGACGTGCCCGTGCTCGGCACGCCCCGGGTGCTCGCGCTCGCCGAGGCGGCAACGGTCGCCGCCACCGCCCGGAAGCTGCCGGGCGGGGTGACCACCGTCGGCACCCGCGCCGAGGTCGAACACCGCGCGCCGACCCCGGTCGGACACCGGGTCACCGCCCTGGCCACGCTCACCAAGGTCGACGGGCGCAAGCTGCTCTTCGAGGTGGCGATCCGCGACGGCGAGGAACTGGTCGCCGAGGTACGCGTCGAGCGCGTGCTGCTCGACCGCCAGCGCTTCATCGCCAAGGCACTCGGCGACTAG